Genomic window (Gemmatimonadota bacterium):
AGGTGCAGCCGATCCTGCTCGAGGGTCTGTCCGTGGAGGCGGATCGGGCCCGCGCCCGGGTCAGATTCGAGGAAATGCCCGGGGTCACCGAGCGCGAGATCTCCGCCGAGGAAATCAAGATGGTTCCCACCATCATCGAGTCCGACCCTCTTCGCGCGATAGAGGTCCTGCCCGGAGTCATCTCGACCTCCGACCTCTCCTCCTCCTACAACGTCCGCGGAGGATCGGCGGATCAGAACCTGATCCTCCTGGACGGCACTCCGCTCTTCAGCCCCTTCCATCTCGGCGGCTTCTTTTCGGTGTTCAACGCCGACATGGTCCAGCGGGCCGAGCTGCGCTCCGGCGGATTCCAGTCCAAGCACGGAGGCAGGGTGTCGTCGGTGCTCGAGATCGAGACCGATCCGGGTGACGGCGATTTCTCGGTGGACGCCGGGATTTCCGCCCTCGCCACCCGCGTCGCGGTCGGCGCCCGCGCCCCCAAGCGGATCTCCAATGCTCTCGGGCTGACCGAATCCCGGTGGAGGGTGTCGGGAAGGCGTTCCTACTTCGACCTTTTCACATCCGCCCCTTACAATCTGACCGACTACCAGCTCATCGGGGAAAATTGGACCGCCGGCGGGGACCGCATTACCCTGACCGCCTACACCGGCGGCGACGACATCGACCTGAGCGAACTCGAATCCGACGACGTCAGGGTCGCTTGGAAATGGGGCAACGATGCCTTGGGCCTGCGCTGGACGCACCCGCGGGCGGGAGGAGGATCGCTCGACGTGCTGGCCAATTGGAGCACCTATGGTGGCTCGCTGGAGTTTATCGACTTCGCGGGCACCAGGTTCAATTCCCGCATCTCGCAGTTGCAGGCCCGGGTCGATTTCGCCGAACGACCCACTCCCGGGCTGGGATTCGATCTGGGCGCATCTCTCGAACGGCTCGACTACGAGAACCTCCTGCTCTTCGGCGGGAGCGACTTCGGCGGCTTCGGGAACGGCAGGGGCGACGGCGCCATGATGGGAACCTACGGTCAGTTCAGATGGTTCTCGCCCGGGCGACTCGTGGTGGAGGCCGGTGCGCGCCTCGACACCTGGATGCCTTCGGAGGGAGAGGCCGTGGTCGTTCCCGCTCCCAGACTCGCCGTCAAGACCTTTTTCGGTAGGGACGTGGCCGTCAAGGCAGCCGTGGGACGATACGCCCAGTTCGTCCACTCGCTCCGAGACGAGGAGCTGCCGATCGCCCTGGATACCTGGCTGGTGACGGGTCCGGGAGTCCCCCATGTCGTCTCGGACCAGGTGCAGCTGGGAGCGGAAGGATACGTCGGAGACGACTGGTACTGGTCGGCGGAGGCCTTTCTGCGCACCTTCGACGGCGTGGTCGCGGTCAACTACTCCGAAGACACCAACGACCCCCTCGACGACGCCGTGCCCGGACGCGGACTCTCCTACGGAGCCGACTTCCTGCTGAGGAGAGAGGCGGGCAACCTTACCGGATGGCTGACCGTCTCGCTGCTCAAGGCCGAACGCGTTCTGCCCGACTGGGTGTCGCCCCTTCCCGATCCTCCCGAGGTGACCTACCCGCCCATTTTCGACCGGCGGGTCGAAGTGGATCTAGTCCTGCAGTACGATCTGGGATTGGGGCTCGATTCCGGATTCCGCTGGAAATACGGCACCGGCCTCCCTTACACGCGTCCGTCCGGCAGCTTCCGGTATCTAGGCCCCTCCCACGTTCGTCTGGGCGGACTTCTCGCCTGGGAGGACCCGCCCTACGCCGTTCAACTGGGCGATCGCAACGGCGCGCGCTACCCGGCCTACCATCGGCTCGACCTCAGCGTGCGGAGAGACTTCAACCCGACCTGGGGACGGCTGACGCCCTACCTCAGCCTGGTCAACCTCTACGACCGCCGCAACGTTCTCTTCTACCTCTACGACTTCGAGGAGGACCCCCCGCAGAGGAGCGGCTTCTCCATGTTCCCCATTCTGCCCACGGCAGGGCTGGAGATCCACTTCCGATGACTCCCGCACCCCGTACGAACACTGGCAGCGCGTGGCGAAATTCGCACGAGCGGCTAAGCGCCGCGACGGCAAGGCACGATGAAGGACGATTGGCAACACCGAGCGCAGCGTCCAGCGCGGATGACGCGGCGCGCCGCCATGGGAGGCCCTGTCCACTCGCTGCCAGGGGCGGCCGACGGCTGGGGGCGGCTGTTCTCGGTCTTGCTCTGCTCATCCAGGGCTGCGAACTCGTCGAGACCGCCACGGCGGTGCTCGAAGACGTGATCATCGCCGAGGTCTACGTCCACGTCGGGCAGCCGAAAGCGGGCAGAACCATGGCCTACGCCTTCCTGCACCGCACGGTGGTCGGCTCGCTCTCGCGTCCGGTCCCAGGCGCCGCGGTCGTGCTCACGCTCGAAGACGGGGAGCGCTTCACGCTGGAGGAACGAGAGGCAGCCGCCTGCTACAGCCCGAGCACCAGGACCGGCGAAGGGAACGAGGAAGTGGTCGGAGAACCCGAGTTCGGTACCTGCTACTATCTGGAGACAGGTGCGGGGACGTTCTTGCCGGGCGCTGCGGTAACTCTCGACATCGCTCTTCCGGACGGCGGCGGACTTGCGGGTCTGACCACCATCCCGGAGGATTTCCGGATTCTGATACCCTCTTCACCGGCGTGTCTGTTGGAGCCCCGTACCGTTCTTGAGACGGTGTGGACGAAGTCAGGGGGCGCCCGCGCCTACGTCAACGAGTCCCTCGTCTACGGAGTAGGCGACGCGATCGACTTCGACGGATTCCGCGCCGACGACGCCGTCGAACTCATCGGCGTGACCGCCAGCGAAGCCGACACCGCAGTTCTCTTTCCCGACGAGTACGGGGCTTTTTCCCGCTTCGATCTTCCGGTTCAGATTTCGCGGGCGCTGACCGGCGGCCTGCCTCCGGACACCGAGGCGGTCGTCACCATCACCTCCGTGGATCTCAACTACGTCAATTGGGCCAGGCGAGGAGGATTCAACCCGTCCGGGCTCATACGCCGTCCCAGCGTCGGGGGCGACGGCACCGGGGTCTTCGGCTCCTCGGTGACCCACAGCTTCCGGATCGTGGCCGGAGAAGCGAGCGGCGGAATTCCGAGTTGCTCGGGTTAGGGTCTGCCCGCCTCTCTCGCGCACTCCACCGCCCAGGCCGCAGCCTCCGCCGGCTCCGAGAAGTTCGGCAGCCCCAGGTGTGTGGGCGGTTCGAGCAAAGTTCCGACCTCGATTCCGCGAGCCCGGGCCAGGGCGATCTCGGAGAGGGTGCCCCAAGAGCCGCCGACCGCGAGGACCACATGGCCCGCTCCGGCGACGAGGGCGTTGCGAGCGTGGCCGAGACCGCTGGCAAGTGGGATAGTTATCCACGGATTGGCCGCTGCGGTCTCTTCTCCCGGAAGGATCCCCACCGAGGCGCCGCCCGCATCGGCGGCCCCCCGGGCTGCGCCCTCCATGACTCCTCCCCGCCCCCCGCACACCACGACGGCTCCCGCAAGAGCCAGCTCGCGCCCGAGCGTTCGGGCCGTCTCGTACTCGAGCTCGGTGGCGTCGCCGGCACCGATCACCGCGACGCGAATGGGTCGTTTCGGCAGCTTTCTCATCCGTCTCGGGCCCAGGTCAGAGCGGCATTGACGGCCCGCCGCCACTCTCGCCGTTCAGATTCCCGTGAGGCCGCAGCAGCGGTCGGCCGGAAGAGGTCGGTTCCGGCGGAAGCGGATTCGACGGCGTTGACGAAGTCGGTGGAGTCGCTCCACAGTCCGGCCGAGACCCCGGCCAGCCCGGCCGCGCCGAGCGCGGTACTCTCCACGTTGGCGGGGCGCCTGACCGGGACGGCCAGCAGGTCGGCCTGAAACTGCATGAGCCAGGAGTTCACCGCAGCACCGCCGTCCACTCGCAGCTCGTCGAGCTGAATCTCGCCTCCGGCGGTCATCGCGTCCAGGACGTCCGCGCTGCCGTGCGCCATCGCCTCCAAGGCGGCCCGGGCGAGGTGCGCCGGTTTGGTCCCCCGGCTCAGCCCGAGGATGGTTCCGCGCGCGTCGGGTTCCCAGTGCGGCGCCCCCAGGCCGGTGAACGCGGGCACGAAGCGGACCCCGCCGTTGTCGGGCAATGCGCTCGCCATGGCCTCGGTGTCGCCGGCGGAATCGATGAGGCCCAAGGCGTCTCGGAGCCACTGAACGGCAGCTCCCGCCACGAGAACGGACCCTTCCAGCGCGTAGGCTTTCTCGCCTCTCGGACCGCAAGCCGCCGTCGCCAGCAGCCCGGGGGGCGGTTTGGGGACCGTCCTCCCGGTATGAAGGAGGAGGAAGGCGCCGGTCCCGTAGGTGTTCTTGGCCAGCCCCGCACGGGTGCAGCCCTGGCCGAACAAAGCCGCCTGCTGGTCTCCGGCTACGCCGCCGATGGGCAGAGAGGCACCGAGGTGGCGGGCGGCGGTCGTGCCGAAAGCCGGATCCGACCCTGCGCTCGGCCTGATCTCCGGCAACAGCTCCAGCGGCACCGCGAGCAGATCGGCCAGACACGGATCCCAATCGCGGTCCGTCAGCCCGTAGAGCATGGTGCGCGAGGCGTTGGTGGGATCGGTCGCGTGGACCTCTCCATCGGTCAGGCGCGCGATCAGCCACGTGTCCATGGTTCCGGCGGCAAGATCCCCGGACTCGGCCCGGCGGCGCAGACGCCCGTCTCCGGAGTTCAGCAACCAGGCGATCTTGGTCGCCGAAAAGTACGGATCGAGAAGAAGGCCGGTCCGCTCCCGAACGGCCTCTTCGCATCCCTCGGCCCGGAGCCTTGCGCAGACGTCCGCAGTGCGTCGATCCTGCCAGACGACGGCGGGCGCGACCGGCTTCAGACTCTCGCGCTCCCAAAGCGCCACCGTTTCCCGCTGATTGGTTATCCCCACCGAGCGCACCTCCACATCTCTCGCGGCGGCGAGGGCCTCGCGCGCCGTCCGCAGAGCGGTCAGCCAGATCTCCTCGGGATCGTGCTCGACCCAGCCCGGCCGTGGAAAGCTCTGGGTGAATTCGGAGTAGGCCCGGCCCGCCACTCGCCCGCTCCGCTCGACCACCAGACATGTGACCCCGGTCGTTCCCTCGTCGATGGCAAGAACCGCAGGAGCTCTCATCGTTCCGACCGCCGGGCCTGCGCACGTACCAGCGCCGTGAAGTCGTAGCGCCACCCCAACCTCTCCAGGAGCGAGAGCAAGGCGGCGACCGGAAGACCCATGACCGAGTAGAAGTCGCCCTCGATACGCTCCACCACCGCCGCCCCCAATTTCTGCACGCCGTAGGCTCCGGCCTTGTCCATCGGCTCCCGGGTGGCGACGTATTCGCGGGCGAACCTCCGGTCGAAGGCTCTGAATCTGACCACCGAGCTCACCGTCGTCGACGCCGCAAGGAGCCTGTCGCCGTCGGCTTCGAAGACCGCAACCGCAGTAAGCACCTCGTGGCTCCCGCCGGCCAAAGCGCTCAGCATGTCCACGGCTTCCTCCGAGCTCGCCGGCTTGCCCAGGATGCGACCGCAGTGGACCACCGCGGTGTCTCCGCCGATCACGAGCAGGGGGCGACCCTTTGCACCCGTTTCGCCCGCTGAGGTCGACTCGCACCCCGCCACGAAGCTCGCCTTGGCCCGGGCGAGACGCTCAACGTACCGACCTGGCTCCTCTCCATCCTTGATCGACTCGTCCACCCCGGCCGGGCGAACCTCGAAGGCGACCCCGAGCTGGCTGAGGATGTCGGCACGGCGCGGCGACGCCGACGCAAGCACGATACGCGGACCGGCGTCCTCCCCGCTCATCGGATCCGGGCCCCCGTTGCGCCCCAGCTTCTCATCGTTCGAGCCAGAGCGTGACCGGACCCGCGTTCACCGACTCCACCAGCATATATGCGCCGAAACGCCCGGTCTCAACGCGCCCGCCCGCCCGCTCGCGCAAAGCCTCGACGAAATCCTCGTAGAGCGCCTCGGCCTTCGTGGGCGCAAGCGCCTTGACGAAGCTGGGCCGCCTGCCCTTGGCGACGTCGCCGTAAAGGGTGAACTGGCTGACCACCAGCAGTCCGCCCCCCACCTCGTTCAACGACCGGTTCATCCTTCCGCGCTCGTCGGGGAAGACCCGCAGGCCGACCACCTTGTCGGCCATCCATTCCAAGTCGACCTGGGGGTCCTTGCCACCGCCCGCGCCTCCGAAACCGACTAAAAGCAGGAGTCCCGGACCGACGGCTCCCACGACCTTCCCGTTCACGGTGACGGAGGCGGAATCCACCCGCTGAAGGAGGACCCTCACGGTTGAATCGGGCTCATGTCGGAAGCTCCTCCCCTCGAATCAGGTCGTCGAGCGTCTCACGCCGGCGGACGATCCTCGCGGCGCCGCGCTCGACCATGACTTCGGCCGGCCTGGGTCTTCCGTTGTAGTTGGAGGCCATGGTGAACCCGTAGGCACCGGCGGTACGCACCGCAAGCAGTTCGCCTTCCGCAGGCAGCCGGGGGAGCCTTCGGTCCCGAGCCAGAAAGTCGCCGCTCTCGCACACCGGACCGACCACGTCGACGGCTTCGCGGCTCCGGCCCCCCGGGTCCGGCGCGGACTCGTTCCTCGCCTTCCCACCCGTGCCGACGCCGTTCACGGCTTCGGCGTCGCCTGCGATTTCGATCGCATGGAAGCCCCCGTAGTGGCTAGGTCGGAGCAGCTCGCTCATCCCGCCGTCCACGATCACGAAGGTCTTGCCGGCGGTACGCTTCACATACTCGACTCGCGTGAGCAGCACACCCGCCTCGCCGACGATCGCCCGTCCCGGCTCCAGGATAAGGCGGAGACCGAGTCCGACCACCCGAGGCACGACCTCTTCGGCGAGCGCGCGGAAATCGAGCCGTTCCCCACCGTCGTAGCCGATTCCGAATCCGCCGCCGATGTCGAGATACTCCAGGGGAAAGCCCGCCGCCATGAGTTGCTCCGCAAGCCCGGCCACCCGCTCCAGCGCCTCGGCGTACGGCGCGGTCTCGACGATCTGAGAGCCGATGTGCATCGCCAATCCTCGGGGAGCCAGCGCATCCCGTTCCGCCGCCCACTCGAAGAGCCCTACCACTTCCCGCCAGGGAACTCCGAACTTGTCCGCCGCCCGGCCCGTGCGCGTGAACTCGTGGGGAGTCGCCGCATCGACATCCGGATTCACCCTCACGCCGACACGGGCGCGCACTCCCTCCGTTCGGGCCACGCGCTCGATCCGGCGGAGTTCGGAAGCGCTCTCGACGTTGAACGCGCAAATCCCGGTCGCGAGCCCCGCACGGATCTCGGCCTCGCTCTTGCCTACCCCGGCGAAGACGATCCTGCTCGGTTCGACGCCGGCCTTGAGCGCCCTGTGCAGTTCGCCCGCACTGGTCACGTCGGCACCGCATCCGAGCGCGGCCAACCTGTGCAGTATCGTGAGATTACCATTGGCCTTCACCGAGTAGGCGAGCAGGGTACCCTCGGCGGCGAACGCCTCCAGAAATCCGCGAGCCAGCTCCTCGACGAGGGCTACGTCGTAGACGTACAGAGGCGTGCCGTACCGCTCCGCGAGCTCGGGCGCGCCAACTCCGCCGATGCTCAGCACGCTCTTGCTTCCCGCAGGCCCCAATCCGTGTCCACAGGCCGCCCGGTCGTCAGTAAGCCCTCGCCCACGCCACCTCGTGGGCCGCTTCGCTCTTCTGGGAAACGCACTTCGAGGGGGTTTCGGAGGAAGCGAAATCGGGATCCGGGATGGCCCGGATGGTGGCCATGGTCCGATCCTTGACCTCCCGCTCGACCTCGGGATCCCCGCTCCAGCCGGTGTACACGAAACCCGCGCCACCGTCGAGGGCCTCCGCAAGCTCGTTGATCGAATTCACCCCTCGCACCGATGCCGCCTCCCGCCGCGCGTGTGCCGCGTTCAGGAGACCGGCCTGGATGGAGTCGAGTCGCGCCGGCACCTGAGCGAGCAACTCCTCCTCGGGCGCGAACTCCCTCCTAGGCCCGTCACCCCTTACCCTGGGCGCGAGTGCGAGCTGCCCCTTCTCCACGTCTCTGGGTCCGATTTCGATCCTCAACGGCACGCCCTTCCTCTCCCATTCGAAGTACTTGGCCCCCGGCGAGAGATGCGCACGGGCGTCGATCTTAGCCCGCACTCCTTCGGCGCGCAGCCGGGCGAGAGCCCTCTCGGCGCCCTCCATGACCAGGGACGAGCGCTTGCCCTTCGGAATGGGAACGATGACCACCTGAACCGGTGAGAGCCTGGGCGGAAGCACGAGCCCCGAGTCGTCGCCATGAGTCATCACCAGGCCGCCGATCAGCCGAGTGGAGACGCCCCATGAGGTGTTCCATGCGTATTCCTCCTCGCCCGCCTCGGTCTGGAATTTGAGGTTGAACTGGCGAGCGAAGTTCTGTCCCAGAAAGTGCGAAGTCCCCGCCTGGAGCGCCTTGGCGTCGGCCATGAGCGCCTCGCAGGCATAGCTTCGCACCGCACCCGCGAATTTCTCAGAGTCGCTCTTGAGCCCCGTGATCGGGGGCATGGCCATCCACTCTTCCATGAAGGTCCGGTAGAGGCCCAGGATGAGCCGAGCCTCGCTGTCGGCCTCTTCGGCGCTGGCGTGGGCGGTGTGGCCCTCCTGCCAGAGGAACTCGGCCGTGCGCAGGAACAGCCGCGTGCGCATCTCCCAGCGCATGACGTTGCACCACTGGTTGAGAAGGATAGGGAGATCGCGGTAGCTCTGCACCCACTTGGCGTACATCGCGTAGATGATGGTTTCGGAGGTGGGCCGCACCACGTAGGGCTCGTCTAGCTCCTTGCCGCCAGCCTTCGTCACGATGGCGAGCTCGGGCGCGAATCCCTCCACGTGCTCCTTCTCCCGCTCGATGAAGCTGAGTGGGATGAGGAGGGGGAAGTAGGCGTTTTCGTGACCCGTCTCCTTGAACATCGCATCCAGGCCGGCCTGCATGTTCTCCCAGATGGCGTATCCCCACGGGCGGATCACCATGCTGCCGCGAACGGGCGAGTAGTCGGCGAGCTCGGCGCGTTGGACTACCTCGTTGTACCAGGCGGAGAAGTCGGTGGCCTGGGACGTGAGCTTGCGGTCGTCGGACATGAGTTTGGGTGGATCCTGGTGTGGGGAAGACGGAAGAAGGTTCGGCTCGGCGAAGGTGAACGGCGGGCTACCCCCGAACCCCGTATTCGTAACCTCGGCCGGTCCGGCGGCCCGCGAACGGAAGCTCCCTCGGAAGCCTGCGGACCAGATCGTCCGCGGAGCGCTCAGCCCCGGCGAACGCGCTCACTCAGAATCTCCGGATCGTCCGCGAATTCCGCCACCTCGAGCAGCGGGAGCGACGCCTCTTCCCTCGACCTCAGATCGCGCAGCCTGACCGTGCCCGCTTCCAACTCGGCCGGGCCGATCGAGACCGCCATGCGGGCGCCCGCTCGCTGAGCCGCCTTCATTTGCTTGGCGGGCGACAGATCCCGAAGCGCATAGGA
Coding sequences:
- a CDS encoding TonB-dependent receptor, with translation MRLPPLALPLFALALSSSAVAAQDGEVQGRVRDQDGAAVFAASVLVLEDSVVIRGTDTDRLGAFRIGSLAPGVYRIEVRALGYAILSREITVSAGPAPPVELTIEVQPILLEGLSVEADRARARVRFEEMPGVTEREISAEEIKMVPTIIESDPLRAIEVLPGVISTSDLSSSYNVRGGSADQNLILLDGTPLFSPFHLGGFFSVFNADMVQRAELRSGGFQSKHGGRVSSVLEIETDPGDGDFSVDAGISALATRVAVGARAPKRISNALGLTESRWRVSGRRSYFDLFTSAPYNLTDYQLIGENWTAGGDRITLTAYTGGDDIDLSELESDDVRVAWKWGNDALGLRWTHPRAGGGSLDVLANWSTYGGSLEFIDFAGTRFNSRISQLQARVDFAERPTPGLGFDLGASLERLDYENLLLFGGSDFGGFGNGRGDGAMMGTYGQFRWFSPGRLVVEAGARLDTWMPSEGEAVVVPAPRLAVKTFFGRDVAVKAAVGRYAQFVHSLRDEELPIALDTWLVTGPGVPHVVSDQVQLGAEGYVGDDWYWSAEAFLRTFDGVVAVNYSEDTNDPLDDAVPGRGLSYGADFLLRREAGNLTGWLTVSLLKAERVLPDWVSPLPDPPEVTYPPIFDRRVEVDLVLQYDLGLGLDSGFRWKYGTGLPYTRPSGSFRYLGPSHVRLGGLLAWEDPPYAVQLGDRNGARYPAYHRLDLSVRRDFNPTWGRLTPYLSLVNLYDRRNVLFYLYDFEEDPPQRSGFSMFPILPTAGLEIHFR
- a CDS encoding TIGR00725 family protein, with the protein product MRKLPKRPIRVAVIGAGDATELEYETARTLGRELALAGAVVVCGGRGGVMEGAARGAADAGGASVGILPGEETAAANPWITIPLASGLGHARNALVAGAGHVVLAVGGSWGTLSEIALARARGIEVGTLLEPPTHLGLPNFSEPAEAAAWAVECAREAGRP
- the glpK gene encoding glycerol kinase GlpK, which encodes MRAPAVLAIDEGTTGVTCLVVERSGRVAGRAYSEFTQSFPRPGWVEHDPEEIWLTALRTAREALAAARDVEVRSVGITNQRETVALWERESLKPVAPAVVWQDRRTADVCARLRAEGCEEAVRERTGLLLDPYFSATKIAWLLNSGDGRLRRRAESGDLAAGTMDTWLIARLTDGEVHATDPTNASRTMLYGLTDRDWDPCLADLLAVPLELLPEIRPSAGSDPAFGTTAARHLGASLPIGGVAGDQQAALFGQGCTRAGLAKNTYGTGAFLLLHTGRTVPKPPPGLLATAACGPRGEKAYALEGSVLVAGAAVQWLRDALGLIDSAGDTEAMASALPDNGGVRFVPAFTGLGAPHWEPDARGTILGLSRGTKPAHLARAALEAMAHGSADVLDAMTAGGEIQLDELRVDGGAAVNSWLMQFQADLLAVPVRRPANVESTALGAAGLAGVSAGLWSDSTDFVNAVESASAGTDLFRPTAAAASRESERREWRRAVNAALTWARDG
- the maf gene encoding septum formation protein Maf, whose amino-acid sequence is MSGEDAGPRIVLASASPRRADILSQLGVAFEVRPAGVDESIKDGEEPGRYVERLARAKASFVAGCESTSAGETGAKGRPLLVIGGDTAVVHCGRILGKPASSEEAVDMLSALAGGSHEVLTAVAVFEADGDRLLAASTTVSSVVRFRAFDRRFAREYVATREPMDKAGAYGVQKLGAAVVERIEGDFYSVMGLPVAALLSLLERLGWRYDFTALVRAQARRSER
- the dtd gene encoding D-tyrosyl-tRNA(Tyr) deacylase; this encodes MRVLLQRVDSASVTVNGKVVGAVGPGLLLLVGFGGAGGGKDPQVDLEWMADKVVGLRVFPDERGRMNRSLNEVGGGLLVVSQFTLYGDVAKGRRPSFVKALAPTKAEALYEDFVEALRERAGGRVETGRFGAYMLVESVNAGPVTLWLER
- the lysA gene encoding diaminopimelate decarboxylase yields the protein MGPAGSKSVLSIGGVGAPELAERYGTPLYVYDVALVEELARGFLEAFAAEGTLLAYSVKANGNLTILHRLAALGCGADVTSAGELHRALKAGVEPSRIVFAGVGKSEAEIRAGLATGICAFNVESASELRRIERVARTEGVRARVGVRVNPDVDAATPHEFTRTGRAADKFGVPWREVVGLFEWAAERDALAPRGLAMHIGSQIVETAPYAEALERVAGLAEQLMAAGFPLEYLDIGGGFGIGYDGGERLDFRALAEEVVPRVVGLGLRLILEPGRAIVGEAGVLLTRVEYVKRTAGKTFVIVDGGMSELLRPSHYGGFHAIEIAGDAEAVNGVGTGGKARNESAPDPGGRSREAVDVVGPVCESGDFLARDRRLPRLPAEGELLAVRTAGAYGFTMASNYNGRPRPAEVMVERGAARIVRRRETLDDLIRGEELPT
- the proS gene encoding proline--tRNA ligase, with the protein product MSDDRKLTSQATDFSAWYNEVVQRAELADYSPVRGSMVIRPWGYAIWENMQAGLDAMFKETGHENAYFPLLIPLSFIEREKEHVEGFAPELAIVTKAGGKELDEPYVVRPTSETIIYAMYAKWVQSYRDLPILLNQWCNVMRWEMRTRLFLRTAEFLWQEGHTAHASAEEADSEARLILGLYRTFMEEWMAMPPITGLKSDSEKFAGAVRSYACEALMADAKALQAGTSHFLGQNFARQFNLKFQTEAGEEEYAWNTSWGVSTRLIGGLVMTHGDDSGLVLPPRLSPVQVVIVPIPKGKRSSLVMEGAERALARLRAEGVRAKIDARAHLSPGAKYFEWERKGVPLRIEIGPRDVEKGQLALAPRVRGDGPRREFAPEEELLAQVPARLDSIQAGLLNAAHARREAASVRGVNSINELAEALDGGAGFVYTGWSGDPEVEREVKDRTMATIRAIPDPDFASSETPSKCVSQKSEAAHEVAWARAY